A single genomic interval of Staphylococcus hyicus harbors:
- the comGC gene encoding competence type IV pilus major pilin ComGC, whose product MLKIINILKNKKGFTLIEMLLVLLIISVLLILIIPNIAKQSEHIQKTGCAAQLKLVDSQIEAYTLKYNRKPTSIDELIQEGYIKDNQKNCKSGETITIRGGEAVVS is encoded by the coding sequence ATGCTTAAGATCATTAATATATTAAAAAACAAAAAAGGGTTTACTTTAATCGAAATGTTATTGGTTTTACTCATCATTAGTGTTTTATTAATATTAATAATTCCTAATATAGCCAAACAATCTGAGCACATTCAAAAGACTGGATGCGCGGCACAACTTAAACTCGTAGACAGTCAAATTGAAGCTTACACTTTAAAATACAACCGTAAGCCAACATCAATTGATGAGCTAATTCAAGAAGGATATATTAAAGATAATCAAAAAAACTGTAAAAGTGGGGAAACTATCACAATTCGTGGTGGCGAAGCTGTTGTCTCATAA
- the gcvPA gene encoding aminomethyl-transferring glycine dehydrogenase subunit GcvPA encodes MSHRYIPLTEKDKKEMLDTIGVNSISELFGDVPKNVYLDRDLNIADAEPETQLLKRLNRVANKNVTKETHTSFLGAGVYDHYTPSVVDAMISRSEFYTAYTPYQPEISQGELQAIFEFQTMICELTGMDVANSSMYDGITSFAEACILAWDKTKKKKLVVSKGMHYQALQVLHTYSNIREQYEVVEVDLDGTITDLSKLEEVVDEDTAAVAVQYPNFYGSIEDLEKIKSFIEGTKALFIVYANPLALGLLTPPGEFGADIVVGDTQVFGIPSQFGGPHCGYFATTKKLMRKIPGRLVGQTQDDHGNRGFVLTLQAREQHIRRETATSNICSNQALNALASSIAMSALGKQGLQDIAIQNIENANYAKDQFKQNGFDVLDGTSYNEFVVKFNQPIEEINKKLLDEGFIGGFDLSVVDAQFENHMLVAVTELRTKDEIDTFVKKAGELNGK; translated from the coding sequence TTGAGTCATCGTTATATACCGTTAACTGAAAAAGACAAAAAAGAAATGTTAGATACCATCGGCGTTAATTCTATTTCAGAATTATTTGGAGACGTACCTAAAAACGTCTATCTTGATAGAGATTTAAATATCGCTGATGCAGAACCGGAAACACAACTTTTAAAGCGTTTAAATAGAGTGGCTAACAAAAACGTCACTAAAGAAACGCACACAAGTTTCTTAGGTGCAGGCGTTTATGATCACTATACACCATCAGTTGTAGATGCAATGATTTCTCGTTCTGAATTCTATACTGCTTATACGCCATATCAACCCGAAATTTCACAAGGAGAATTACAAGCTATTTTTGAATTCCAAACAATGATTTGCGAATTAACAGGAATGGATGTTGCGAATTCATCTATGTATGATGGCATAACAAGTTTTGCTGAAGCTTGTATTTTAGCTTGGGATAAAACCAAAAAGAAAAAGCTTGTAGTTTCCAAAGGAATGCATTATCAAGCATTACAAGTGCTTCACACGTATTCTAACATTCGTGAACAATATGAAGTTGTTGAAGTTGACTTAGATGGCACTATCACTGATCTATCTAAATTAGAAGAAGTCGTTGATGAAGATACAGCCGCAGTTGCAGTACAATATCCAAACTTCTATGGCTCAATTGAAGATTTAGAAAAAATAAAATCGTTCATTGAAGGAACAAAAGCATTATTTATTGTATATGCGAATCCTTTAGCTTTAGGATTACTTACACCTCCTGGTGAATTTGGTGCTGATATCGTTGTGGGTGATACGCAAGTATTTGGTATTCCTTCTCAATTTGGTGGCCCACACTGCGGTTATTTTGCAACTACAAAAAAATTAATGCGTAAAATTCCTGGACGTTTAGTTGGACAAACACAAGATGACCATGGTAACAGAGGTTTTGTTTTAACATTACAAGCGCGTGAGCAACATATTCGTCGTGAAACTGCGACTTCAAATATTTGTTCTAACCAAGCTTTAAATGCACTTGCTTCTTCAATTGCAATGTCAGCTTTAGGCAAACAAGGTCTTCAAGACATAGCAATTCAAAATATTGAAAATGCAAATTATGCCAAAGACCAATTCAAACAAAATGGGTTTGATGTCCTAGACGGCACATCTTACAACGAGTTCGTTGTTAAATTCAATCAACCTATTGAAGAAATTAATAAAAAGTTATTAGATGAAGGCTTCATCGGTGGTTTTGATTTAAGTGTTGTAGATGCGCAATTTGAAAACCATATGTTAGTAGCCGTAACTGAATTACGTACTAAAGATGAAATTGATACATTTGTTAAGAAAGCAGGTGAGCTCAATGGTAAGTAA
- a CDS encoding MTH1187 family thiamine-binding protein: protein MAIVDVVVIPVGTEGPSVSQYIAEIQTALEKFKKQGTIDYQLTPMNTLIEGELEDLLHVIKVIHELPFNKGLDRVCTNIRIDDRRDKKRKMNDKITSVQKHLS, encoded by the coding sequence ATGGCAATTGTAGACGTTGTCGTCATTCCAGTGGGAACAGAGGGACCAAGTGTAAGTCAATACATCGCAGAAATACAAACAGCTTTAGAAAAATTCAAAAAACAAGGTACGATTGATTATCAACTTACACCTATGAATACTTTAATTGAGGGTGAACTTGAAGATTTATTACATGTTATTAAAGTGATACATGAATTGCCATTCAATAAAGGTTTAGATCGTGTTTGTACAAATATACGTATTGATGATAGACGTGATAAGAAGCGAAAAATGAATGACAAAATAACGTCGGTACAAAAACATTTATCTTAA
- a CDS encoding ROK family glucokinase, with translation MKKDLILAADVGGTTCKLGIFSDQLERLTKWSIETDISDPTGRKLLKQIYNAFVKKCESLNFDMNRIIGMGIGIPGPVEFETGIIHGAVNLNWPGKVNVHAIMSEFVDFPVYVDNDANVAALGEKHCGAGKQADDVVAITLGTGLGGGIISNGKIVHGHNGSGAELGHIRVDHDQRFKCNCGKSGCIETVASATGVVNLVNFYYPKLTFKSSILHLIKENKVTAKAVFDAAKQGDQFCIFITERVAHHIAYLASIISVTTNPKYIILGGGMSEAGDILVENIKTEYRHLTFTPAQENTEIVRAELGNDAGITGAAGLIKTYVIQKERI, from the coding sequence ATGAAAAAAGATTTAATTTTAGCAGCCGATGTAGGCGGTACAACTTGTAAGTTAGGCATTTTTAGTGATCAATTAGAACGTCTCACAAAATGGTCTATAGAAACAGATATATCAGATCCTACAGGACGTAAACTTCTTAAACAAATTTATAACGCGTTTGTGAAAAAATGCGAATCTCTTAATTTTGACATGAATCGTATTATCGGAATGGGCATCGGCATTCCTGGCCCTGTAGAGTTTGAGACGGGGATCATTCATGGTGCAGTGAATTTAAATTGGCCAGGCAAAGTCAATGTACATGCGATTATGTCTGAATTTGTAGATTTCCCTGTATATGTTGACAATGATGCAAATGTCGCAGCATTAGGTGAAAAACACTGCGGTGCAGGGAAACAAGCGGATGATGTAGTCGCAATAACATTAGGAACAGGCTTAGGTGGCGGTATCATCTCTAATGGAAAAATTGTACATGGACATAACGGCTCAGGTGCTGAATTAGGGCATATTCGTGTTGATCATGATCAAAGATTTAAATGTAATTGTGGTAAATCAGGATGTATTGAGACAGTGGCATCAGCTACAGGTGTTGTAAATTTAGTCAACTTTTATTACCCTAAGCTCACTTTCAAATCATCTATATTACATCTCATTAAAGAGAACAAAGTCACTGCCAAAGCAGTTTTTGATGCAGCTAAACAGGGGGATCAATTCTGCATATTTATAACAGAACGTGTCGCGCATCATATCGCCTATTTAGCAAGTATAATCAGTGTAACAACAAACCCTAAGTACATTATATTAGGCGGAGGCATGTCTGAAGCTGGAGATATTTTAGTGGAAAATATTAAAACAGAATATCGCCACCTTACATTCACTCCAGCACAAGAAAACACTGAAATTGTTCGAGCTGAATTAGGTAATGATGCTGGTATTACCGGTGCAGCAGGATTAATAAAAACGTATGTCATACAAAAGGAGCGAATTTAA
- the comGA gene encoding competence type IV pilus ATPase ComGA has protein sequence MQLLIDHVVQYAITHEASDIHFIPNSSQVDVKLRIKDYLKPFDTLNLETYQKMLTLLKFKAGLDVSSRHKAQSGRYIYEYETLYYLRVSTLPLNLGNESCVIRITPQLFHTDINQTAYDIQKTMEKKQGLILFSGPTGAGKSTLMYQMVVYAKEKLNLNIITIEDPVEQLLNGVTQISVNEKADITYGSSLKAILRCDPDVILIGEIRDGLIAKDVIQASLSGHLVLSTIHANDCKGVLLRLIEMGITKQDLLQALNLIVNQRLITTNDNSRKLVYELMSQDDIRYFLDHNFVLPKHFESLNDKLTELKKKGEIDDVTLRKYQK, from the coding sequence ATGCAATTATTAATTGACCATGTCGTACAATATGCCATAACACATGAAGCGTCGGACATTCATTTTATTCCGAATTCATCACAAGTCGATGTAAAGCTAAGAATTAAAGATTATTTAAAACCTTTTGACACATTAAATTTAGAGACGTATCAAAAAATGTTAACATTATTAAAATTCAAAGCTGGACTTGATGTATCTTCTAGACATAAAGCACAAAGTGGGCGTTATATCTACGAATATGAGACATTATATTATTTACGTGTTTCAACACTACCATTAAATTTAGGCAATGAAAGCTGTGTCATTCGCATTACCCCGCAATTGTTTCACACTGATATTAATCAAACCGCTTATGACATACAAAAAACCATGGAAAAGAAACAAGGATTAATATTATTTAGTGGTCCAACAGGTGCAGGCAAAAGTACATTAATGTATCAAATGGTGGTATACGCTAAAGAAAAACTCAACTTAAATATCATTACAATAGAAGATCCAGTCGAACAATTGCTAAATGGAGTAACACAAATATCTGTAAATGAAAAAGCTGATATTACTTATGGAAGTTCATTAAAAGCAATATTACGGTGTGATCCAGATGTAATTTTAATTGGTGAAATAAGAGATGGTTTAATTGCAAAAGATGTCATTCAAGCAAGTTTGAGTGGCCATTTAGTTTTATCGACTATACACGCAAATGATTGCAAAGGCGTATTATTACGCCTTATTGAAATGGGAATTACGAAACAAGATTTATTACAAGCACTTAATCTTATAGTAAATCAGCGTTTAATTACGACAAATGACAATTCAAGGAAACTCGTTTATGAACTAATGTCTCAAGATGATATACGGTACTTTTTGGACCATAATTTTGTACTACCTAAACACTTTGAAAGTCTTAATGACAAACTGACTGAGCTAAAAAAGAAAGGAGAGATAGATGACGTCACATTACGAAAATATCAAAAATAA
- a CDS encoding YqgQ family protein — translation MQTNLRTFYDVLQLLKQFGFIVYFDDEDDMLEMIEQEIRTLYKHGLISNETFMQSKLLINQRRMKRG, via the coding sequence ATGCAGACAAACCTCCGGACATTTTATGATGTTTTACAATTATTAAAACAATTTGGTTTCATTGTTTACTTTGATGATGAAGATGATATGCTAGAGATGATAGAGCAAGAGATTAGAACGCTTTATAAACATGGACTAATCAGCAATGAAACGTTCATGCAATCAAAATTGTTAATTAATCAAAGAAGGATGAAACGTGGATGA
- a CDS encoding shikimate kinase, translated as MKLRILNKPILLIGFMGSGKTTIGKILSESLNLPFVDLDAKIVEMTHSTIPQIFETSGETEFRKLEYEQLKKHLTSPQIIATGGGIIEHDESFTMLKQYTSSIIWLDASFENLYERIVNDENRPNARNKSYSDLKNLYSSRISRYNEIAFIKVNTAKTSRDILNEINKALFANDQY; from the coding sequence ATGAAATTGCGCATTCTAAATAAACCCATCTTACTTATAGGTTTTATGGGATCGGGCAAAACAACGATTGGTAAAATATTATCAGAGAGCCTAAATCTGCCATTCGTTGATCTTGATGCTAAAATAGTTGAAATGACTCACTCAACAATACCTCAAATATTTGAAACATCAGGTGAAACAGAATTTCGTAAACTTGAATATGAACAACTTAAAAAGCATCTTACATCTCCTCAAATCATAGCCACTGGCGGAGGCATTATCGAACATGATGAAAGTTTTACAATGTTAAAACAATACACATCATCAATTATTTGGTTAGACGCATCCTTTGAAAATTTATATGAAAGAATAGTAAATGATGAAAATCGTCCGAACGCGCGCAATAAATCGTATTCAGATTTAAAAAACTTGTATTCAAGTCGTATTTCAAGATATAATGAAATCGCATTCATTAAGGTCAATACAGCTAAGACTTCAAGGGACATACTTAATGAAATTAATAAAGCACTATTTGCGAATGATCAATATTAG
- a CDS encoding 5-formyltetrahydrofolate cyclo-ligase, producing the protein MSKNEMRKTTLALMRGMNKKAKSKADHFLFQQLIEHEKFVNAQNIGIVLSMPHEVHTDPIIRFALEHHKSVFVPSTNYQLHKMQFQQLEDLNHVEIDEKSIRYVPTETQIKNELDLVIVPGVVFNHAGYRIGYGGGYFDQFLSQYHPKTISLVYDIQLSDQIPVEPHDYPVQELIIAKT; encoded by the coding sequence ATGAGTAAGAATGAAATGCGCAAAACCACTCTTGCCTTAATGCGTGGAATGAACAAAAAGGCTAAATCTAAAGCAGACCATTTTTTGTTTCAACAGCTCATTGAGCATGAAAAATTTGTTAATGCACAAAACATAGGTATTGTTTTATCCATGCCTCACGAAGTTCACACAGATCCAATAATACGGTTTGCACTTGAACATCATAAATCTGTTTTTGTACCTTCCACAAATTACCAATTGCACAAAATGCAGTTTCAACAATTAGAAGATTTAAATCACGTTGAAATTGATGAAAAATCAATCCGGTATGTACCAACTGAAACTCAAATAAAAAACGAACTGGACCTCGTCATTGTCCCGGGAGTAGTATTTAATCATGCTGGATATCGAATAGGTTATGGTGGCGGATATTTTGATCAATTCTTATCTCAATATCACCCTAAAACAATTAGTCTTGTATATGACATTCAATTATCAGACCAAATACCAGTTGAGCCTCATGACTATCCCGTACAAGAACTTATTATTGCAAAAACATAG
- the comGD gene encoding competence type IV pilus minor pilin ComGD, which yields MSHKQGFTLVEFILVLTIISFVVFLTVVNHTENLHPTDIESHISLLTSRIDFYQSLAIKQKQPVLLLFRPYHNDMKVQIGHKTPIFISLKPLILSNRSNLDYLQFNSKGQISKFGTLHFTYQHTHFALIFHIEQGRYRISFEN from the coding sequence TTGTCTCATAAACAAGGGTTTACTTTAGTTGAATTTATCCTCGTACTCACAATTATTTCTTTCGTCGTTTTTTTAACAGTTGTGAATCACACTGAAAATCTTCACCCAACAGATATCGAATCTCACATTTCATTATTAACAAGTAGAATTGATTTCTATCAATCATTAGCTATTAAACAAAAGCAACCTGTCTTATTGTTATTCAGACCTTATCATAATGATATGAAAGTCCAAATAGGTCATAAAACGCCCATTTTCATCTCACTCAAACCACTCATTTTGAGCAACCGTTCAAATTTAGACTATTTACAATTTAATTCGAAAGGTCAAATTTCAAAATTTGGAACACTGCACTTTACATATCAGCACACCCATTTTGCGCTGATATTTCATATAGAGCAAGGGAGGTATCGTATATCTTTCGAAAATTAA
- the gcvT gene encoding glycine cleavage system aminomethyltransferase GcvT codes for MVENLKQTPLYQHYVDAGAKIVEFGGWAMPVQFSSIKEEHNAVRTAAGLFDVSHMGEILVEGEQAEALVQYVLTNDVTLLTTQNAHYTTLCNEKGGVIDDLVAYKLSDNKYLLVVNAANTEKDFNWIQKHASKFNATVQNVSEQFGQLAIQGPTAREIIQKHVSEDLSQMKMFEFKQNIELFGKKVILSQSGYTGEDGFEIYCNAEDTPTLWEELLKESVTPCGLGARDTLRLEAGLPLHGQDLTEDITPYEGGIAFAVKPLIEDDFVGKQVLKEQKENGAPRRTVGLRMIDKGIPRTGYTILNAEGKEVGVVTSGTQSPSTGHSIGLGLIERSEFEMGKELVIQVRKRKVKAQIVKKNQIEK; via the coding sequence ATGGTGGAAAATTTAAAACAAACACCATTATATCAACATTATGTTGATGCAGGTGCGAAAATTGTAGAATTTGGTGGTTGGGCAATGCCTGTCCAATTCTCAAGTATTAAAGAAGAACATAATGCTGTACGTACAGCAGCTGGCTTATTTGATGTTAGTCATATGGGGGAAATTCTAGTTGAAGGTGAACAAGCAGAAGCTTTAGTTCAATATGTATTAACAAATGATGTCACATTACTTACTACACAAAACGCACATTATACAACATTATGTAATGAAAAAGGTGGCGTTATCGACGATTTAGTTGCTTACAAATTATCTGACAATAAATATTTACTCGTTGTTAATGCAGCAAATACAGAAAAAGATTTCAACTGGATTCAAAAACATGCATCGAAGTTCAATGCTACAGTTCAAAATGTTTCTGAACAATTTGGGCAATTAGCGATTCAAGGACCAACGGCACGCGAAATCATTCAAAAACATGTGTCTGAAGATTTAAGTCAAATGAAGATGTTTGAATTTAAACAAAATATTGAACTTTTTGGAAAAAAAGTGATACTTTCGCAATCTGGTTATACAGGTGAAGATGGTTTCGAAATTTACTGTAATGCTGAGGATACACCAACTTTATGGGAAGAACTTTTAAAAGAATCTGTAACACCTTGTGGATTAGGTGCACGTGATACGTTGCGTTTAGAAGCCGGCCTTCCTTTACATGGTCAAGACTTAACCGAAGACATTACACCTTATGAAGGCGGCATTGCCTTTGCAGTGAAACCACTTATTGAAGATGACTTTGTGGGCAAACAAGTATTAAAAGAACAAAAAGAAAATGGGGCACCTAGACGTACGGTTGGCTTACGAATGATTGATAAAGGTATTCCTCGTACAGGTTATACCATTTTAAATGCAGAAGGAAAAGAAGTGGGAGTCGTTACATCGGGAACTCAATCCCCATCAACAGGTCATTCTATTGGATTAGGCCTTATTGAACGTAGCGAGTTTGAAATGGGGAAAGAACTTGTTATTCAAGTGCGTAAACGTAAAGTAAAAGCGCAAATTGTTAAGAAAAACCAAATTGAAAAATAG
- a CDS encoding competence type IV pilus minor pilin ComGF, producing MTLKKLRNSTVLLIVKLVKAFVSRNKGFTLIETLIGFSIFTLIISLVPICIVILIQFKSLLVNDKSFIFEMMIKEIGQTVHSVEHQSITVHPNKISIPLKNETVTYSFDNFKVVKSINGKGNITIFNHVMQMKFYRNHHFVIMQIKFKEGNDTRTHEVIL from the coding sequence ATGACTTTAAAGAAACTTCGAAACAGTACTGTATTACTGATAGTAAAATTAGTAAAAGCTTTTGTATCACGAAATAAAGGGTTTACACTTATCGAAACGCTTATTGGTTTTTCAATCTTTACACTTATTATTTCATTAGTGCCAATATGCATTGTAATCCTTATACAATTTAAATCATTACTGGTCAATGATAAATCATTTATCTTCGAGATGATGATTAAAGAAATAGGACAAACCGTGCACTCTGTGGAACATCAATCAATAACCGTACATCCGAACAAAATTTCTATACCTCTAAAAAATGAAACCGTCACGTATTCATTTGACAACTTTAAAGTCGTTAAATCTATAAATGGCAAAGGAAATATCACAATATTTAATCATGTAATGCAAATGAAATTTTATAGAAATCATCACTTCGTAATTATGCAAATAAAATTCAAAGAAGGAAATGATACACGTACGCATGAAGTTATATTATAA
- the comGB gene encoding competence type IV pilus assembly protein ComGB, whose amino-acid sequence MTSHYENIKNKISLYYIKKNHLTLMIRLHALLEHGFTLVEAMRFLYSQLNIKNININARFNHLLQQGSTCYELFKFLRFPETVLMQLYFAEQYSALPNTLKQCHTYYKQNQKLMKQFYKSLQYPIILLSIFLILIVILNQTVMPEFQSMYQSMNLKEDALQYTLRKSIQYFPTAFIILIIIILTNYYLFKRWLSKQKISRQIQILSHIPLFHKYYRLFTTYQITNQFALFFKNGITFNQIVYIYSQQNKNHFLQYLGASISNALHHGATLSEVMSQFKCFEPNFISYIEQGEKRDKLDIELLIYSEFLMDHIEKFIKKHISYIQPIMFVLIGLLILSVYLVMMLPIFNMMQTIQN is encoded by the coding sequence ATGACGTCACATTACGAAAATATCAAAAATAAAATAAGCTTGTATTACATTAAAAAAAATCATTTAACATTAATGATCCGCTTGCACGCATTACTTGAACATGGCTTTACATTAGTCGAAGCAATGCGATTCTTATACAGTCAACTTAATATTAAAAATATAAATATCAATGCACGTTTCAACCACTTACTCCAGCAAGGCAGTACTTGCTATGAATTATTTAAATTTTTAAGATTTCCAGAAACCGTCTTAATGCAACTCTATTTCGCCGAACAATATAGCGCACTTCCAAATACTTTGAAACAATGCCACACCTACTATAAACAAAATCAAAAATTAATGAAGCAATTTTATAAAAGCCTACAATATCCTATTATTTTACTCAGCATATTTCTCATTTTAATCGTCATTTTAAATCAAACAGTGATGCCAGAATTTCAATCGATGTATCAATCAATGAATTTAAAAGAAGACGCCCTTCAATATACATTGAGAAAAAGTATACAATACTTTCCTACTGCTTTTATTATTCTTATCATAATTATTCTTACCAATTATTACTTATTTAAAAGATGGTTAAGCAAACAGAAAATTTCTAGGCAAATCCAAATTTTATCCCATATCCCATTGTTCCATAAATATTATCGATTATTTACTACGTACCAAATAACAAATCAATTTGCATTGTTTTTTAAAAATGGCATTACATTTAATCAAATTGTATATATTTATAGTCAACAAAACAAAAATCATTTTCTTCAATATTTAGGGGCTAGCATTTCAAATGCGTTACACCATGGTGCAACGCTTTCAGAAGTCATGAGCCAATTCAAGTGTTTTGAACCGAACTTCATCTCCTATATTGAGCAAGGGGAAAAACGTGACAAATTAGATATAGAGCTTTTGATATATTCTGAATTCCTAATGGACCATATTGAGAAATTCATAAAAAAACACATAAGTTATATTCAACCCATTATGTTTGTATTAATCGGCTTATTAATATTGTCTGTATATTTAGTCATGATGTTACCAATTTTCAATATGATGCAAACGATACAAAATTAG
- a CDS encoding rhomboid family intramembrane serine protease, translating to MIDEKFQWKATFLWIKYYNYKCVHYDKEKNEIWLANHKKQHVVIFKFGEFTSQELSFTHERLKEHKEDIDAFLSFNVRNYNVYVFNDKNIDVQHFTEHHPIKIKFHHFDSRKAFIKNIKHPLLKRELSQKDTKTSTYFKQRTLNQNPVEHAMYQFAPITYSLIAINVLIWLIILFFVPHKTDLEVINIGALSHFNFVHGEIYRLISSIFLHLNFEHLLFNMLTLFIFGKIVESLVGSWRMGVIYFFSGILGNLFTLAFLNDNISLGASGAIFGLLGSIVAIMLISKQFTQKMMLQIIIATVIMAVISLFMSNVNIVAHLGGLLAGALIVYLGHFYQTYKKGFNILVIITAVLIIGLLLRIFLIEDVNIYNKIIQKQMNDGNLSGAKHMIKETVKKDYANDETYYLSGFVIAAKDSKAEAIAEWERGLRAFPNSPILNYQMAIANRSLGDNKSAKKFIKKVLDVNPQNKNARNLKKELDD from the coding sequence ATGATTGATGAAAAATTTCAATGGAAAGCCACATTTTTATGGATAAAATATTATAACTATAAATGTGTTCATTATGATAAAGAAAAGAATGAAATTTGGCTTGCTAATCATAAAAAACAACATGTTGTTATTTTTAAATTTGGTGAGTTTACATCACAAGAACTTAGTTTTACTCACGAGAGATTAAAAGAGCATAAAGAAGACATTGACGCTTTTTTATCTTTTAATGTAAGAAATTATAATGTGTACGTCTTTAATGATAAAAATATTGATGTGCAACATTTCACTGAGCATCATCCTATTAAAATTAAATTTCACCATTTTGATTCTCGCAAAGCATTTATAAAAAATATAAAACATCCTTTATTAAAAAGGGAATTGAGTCAAAAAGACACGAAAACAAGTACATATTTTAAACAACGCACATTGAACCAAAATCCGGTTGAACATGCAATGTATCAATTCGCGCCTATAACCTATAGTTTAATTGCAATAAATGTCCTCATTTGGCTTATTATTCTGTTTTTTGTTCCCCACAAGACCGATTTAGAAGTTATTAACATCGGTGCGTTATCTCATTTTAATTTTGTTCATGGGGAGATATATAGATTAATTTCGTCGATTTTCCTACACTTAAATTTCGAGCATTTATTATTTAATATGTTAACGCTTTTCATATTCGGTAAAATTGTTGAATCTTTAGTAGGAAGTTGGCGAATGGGCGTTATTTATTTTTTCTCAGGTATTCTAGGCAACCTCTTTACACTTGCATTTTTAAATGACAACATATCACTTGGTGCAAGTGGGGCGATTTTTGGATTATTGGGTTCAATTGTAGCAATTATGCTAATTAGTAAGCAGTTCACACAAAAAATGATGCTACAAATTATTATTGCAACAGTCATTATGGCAGTGATTTCTTTATTTATGAGTAATGTTAATATTGTTGCACATTTAGGCGGTTTATTGGCGGGCGCTCTCATTGTGTATCTCGGTCACTTTTATCAAACATATAAAAAAGGCTTTAATATATTAGTGATTATTACAGCGGTATTAATAATAGGATTACTATTACGTATCTTTTTAATTGAAGATGTGAATATATATAATAAAATCATTCAAAAGCAGATGAACGATGGTAATTTATCGGGAGCTAAGCATATGATTAAAGAAACTGTAAAAAAAGATTATGCAAACGATGAAACGTACTATCTTTCTGGTTTTGTAATTGCAGCAAAAGATTCTAAAGCTGAAGCGATAGCCGAATGGGAAAGAGGGTTACGCGCATTCCCTAATTCACCAATATTAAATTATCAAATGGCTATTGCAAATCGATCCTTAGGCGATAACAAAAGCGCTAAGAAATTTATTAAAAAAGTTTTAGATGTGAATCCCCAAAATAAAAATGCACGTAATTTAAAAAAAGAACTGGATGATTAA
- a CDS encoding MBL fold metallo-hydrolase: MEISYLPLGFVSTNTYFITNDESLLIIDPAGESHKILNKIKSINKPLKAILLTHAHFDHIAALDDILNVHPVPVYMHQNEQDFLTNPEKNGSKKFKELGLPIITSHANPHFIDEGHMQLHGFDIKVLFTPGHSPGSLSYVFNDFAVVGDTLFNNGIGRTDLYKGDFETLIDSIKDKLFELDETMTIYPGHGPSTTIENELMNPYING; encoded by the coding sequence ATGGAGATTTCATATTTACCACTAGGGTTTGTAAGTACAAATACGTATTTCATTACAAACGATGAATCATTATTAATTATTGATCCAGCAGGCGAATCTCATAAAATTCTAAACAAAATAAAATCAATCAATAAACCGCTTAAGGCCATATTATTGACACACGCACACTTTGATCATATTGCAGCATTAGATGATATATTAAATGTACACCCTGTTCCTGTTTATATGCATCAAAATGAACAAGATTTTCTTACAAACCCTGAAAAAAATGGTTCTAAAAAGTTCAAAGAATTGGGTCTTCCCATTATCACTAGTCACGCTAATCCACACTTTATAGATGAAGGACATATGCAACTACATGGTTTTGATATTAAAGTTTTATTTACCCCTGGTCATTCACCTGGAAGCTTGTCTTACGTCTTTAATGATTTTGCAGTTGTAGGTGATACACTTTTTAATAACGGTATTGGACGCACAGATTTATATAAAGGTGATTTCGAAACATTGATAGATTCTATTAAAGATAAACTTTTTGAACTCGATGAAACGATGACTATTTATCCAGGACACGGTCCAAGTACTACCATTGAAAATGAACTGATGAATCCATATATAAATGGCTAA